The Sinomicrobium kalidii genome contains a region encoding:
- a CDS encoding RluA family pseudouridine synthase, whose amino-acid sequence MITGYVIRSSVCYMKILSNKNNLQVLYEDNHIIVVNKRPGDIVQGDKTGDKPLSEVVKEYIKEKYNKPGKVYLGVVHRLDRPTSGIVVFARTSKALPRLNKIFAEKKARKTYWAVVKNPPPANEGHLEHWLVRNPKQNRSYAHNKEVPNAKKAALTYKTLKKLTNYYLLEIDLHTGRHHQIRAQLAGMGCPIKGDLKYGFERSNKDAGIHLHARRLSFVHPVKKEEMTITAPPPEKDVIWKNCTG is encoded by the coding sequence ATGATCACAGGATATGTGATCCGTAGTTCCGTATGTTATATGAAAATACTTTCCAACAAAAATAACCTGCAGGTCCTTTACGAAGACAATCATATTATTGTTGTCAACAAGCGTCCGGGGGATATTGTCCAGGGCGATAAAACAGGAGACAAGCCGCTAAGTGAAGTCGTCAAGGAATACATTAAGGAGAAATACAACAAACCCGGCAAAGTATACCTGGGTGTGGTACACCGGCTGGACAGGCCCACAAGCGGGATCGTGGTTTTTGCCAGGACCTCCAAGGCCCTTCCCAGGCTCAATAAGATATTCGCTGAAAAGAAAGCCCGGAAAACGTATTGGGCGGTAGTCAAGAATCCTCCTCCGGCAAATGAGGGACACCTGGAACACTGGCTGGTACGGAACCCGAAGCAAAACAGGTCGTATGCCCATAACAAGGAAGTCCCCAACGCCAAAAAAGCAGCCCTGACCTATAAAACCCTGAAAAAGTTAACGAACTATTACCTCCTCGAAATAGACCTCCACACCGGAAGGCACCACCAGATACGTGCACAGCTGGCCGGTATGGGATGTCCGATAAAAGGTGATCTCAAATACGGTTTTGAACGGAGCAATAAAGATGCGGGCATTCATCTGCACGCCCGTAGACTCTCTTTTGTCCATCCCGTCAAGAAAGAAGAAATGACTATCACGGCACCTCCTCCCGAAAAAGATGTTATCTGGAAAAATTGTACAGGTTAA
- a CDS encoding nuclear transport factor 2 family protein produces MRMVLFLGLIFCLGNLNAQSVRDEAAIRKTVSEFFAAFHARDSVRLKGIAGPGCILRSISVKKDGKVVVSTQSFDGFVRTVTTLPETVDFREKPLSFDIRHDGLMADVWVPYEFYYDHKLHHTGVNSFVLFRNEQGMWKILGIIDTRKKPSG; encoded by the coding sequence ATGAGAATGGTTTTATTTTTAGGGCTGATTTTCTGTCTGGGAAACCTCAACGCACAGTCCGTACGGGATGAAGCGGCTATAAGGAAGACTGTATCAGAATTCTTTGCCGCTTTTCACGCCCGGGATTCGGTACGGTTAAAGGGTATTGCCGGTCCGGGATGTATCCTGCGAAGCATTTCTGTGAAAAAGGATGGAAAGGTGGTTGTAAGTACACAGTCTTTCGACGGTTTTGTAAGAACGGTGACGACGCTTCCGGAAACAGTGGATTTCAGAGAAAAACCATTGTCCTTTGACATACGGCATGACGGACTGATGGCAGATGTCTGGGTACCGTATGAATTCTATTACGATCACAAACTGCACCATACGGGCGTAAATTCCTTTGTCCTGTTCCGGAATGAGCAGGGGATGTGGAAGATTCTCGGTATTATAGATACCAGGAAGAAACCTTCCGGGTAG
- a CDS encoding sensor histidine kinase: protein MSKKLFVLLVALMSLSLIGIIFVQGYWIKTAVDDKEEQFSNSVMQVLKSVSGKIERREIEDYSNKYLQLIDSIGEFKEAELRQILFIDKDEENNEMFIYSHGVLEEDYGISSTFFDSESDSIPIKNFNSKRRTIIVKEGIDIDGKTKYTPSERIEKIGGMSAIDKAHFETYFRHYAKRQPIRERVSDQEIQLLLQRELSEAGIDLNFEYGVYDNGLATKVRSRDFALSESTRYKVPIFVDEEGKTDFDLLVTFPKKKKFLISSILGMALLSIIFTLIIVIAYSGAIHQLIRQKQISEIKTDFINNMTHEFKTPIATINLALDAIQNPKILENREKVRQYLQMIRDENKRMHAQVENVLRISKLEKNQLEITKDALDIHDLIEEAIAHISLMVENRGGYIKTHFEAEQSEVLANEFHFTNVLVNILDNAIKYSPDSPQIDVYTETVKNSILIKVQDQGMGMSKAVLKRIFEKFYREHTGNIHNVKGHGLGLAYVKNIVEDHQGVVYVESEKDKGSTFFIKLPLI, encoded by the coding sequence ATGAGTAAGAAGTTATTTGTCCTTCTGGTTGCTTTGATGAGTTTATCCCTGATTGGTATCATTTTTGTGCAGGGATACTGGATAAAGACAGCAGTGGATGATAAAGAAGAGCAGTTTTCCAACAGTGTCATGCAGGTGTTAAAATCTGTTTCAGGCAAGATCGAGAGAAGGGAAATAGAGGATTATTCCAATAAATACCTGCAATTGATTGACAGCATTGGAGAATTTAAAGAAGCAGAACTCAGGCAGATACTCTTTATTGACAAGGATGAGGAAAATAACGAAATGTTCATTTATTCTCATGGTGTTCTGGAAGAGGATTACGGCATATCTTCTACGTTCTTTGATAGTGAATCGGATTCTATCCCCATTAAAAACTTTAACAGTAAACGGAGGACGATTATTGTAAAGGAAGGGATAGATATTGACGGTAAGACAAAGTATACCCCTTCCGAGAGAATTGAAAAAATAGGCGGGATGTCGGCCATAGACAAGGCCCATTTCGAAACCTATTTCCGGCATTATGCAAAACGTCAGCCTATACGCGAAAGAGTATCTGATCAGGAAATACAGTTGTTGTTACAACGGGAGCTTTCGGAAGCCGGGATCGACCTTAATTTTGAATACGGGGTTTACGACAATGGCCTGGCCACCAAAGTAAGGTCGAGAGATTTTGCCCTGAGTGAAAGTACCAGGTATAAAGTCCCCATTTTTGTAGACGAAGAAGGGAAAACGGATTTTGACCTGTTGGTCACGTTTCCCAAGAAAAAGAAATTCCTGATATCCAGTATTCTGGGCATGGCCCTGTTGTCCATTATTTTTACATTGATTATTGTTATTGCATATTCCGGGGCCATTCACCAACTTATCCGCCAAAAACAGATATCCGAGATAAAAACGGATTTTATCAACAACATGACCCATGAGTTCAAAACCCCCATTGCAACCATAAACCTGGCGCTGGATGCCATTCAGAATCCCAAGATACTGGAGAATCGCGAAAAAGTGAGGCAATACCTTCAGATGATCAGGGATGAGAATAAGAGAATGCATGCACAGGTAGAAAATGTATTGCGGATATCCAAACTGGAAAAGAATCAATTGGAGATCACCAAAGACGCTCTGGATATCCACGATCTTATTGAAGAGGCCATTGCACATATTTCTCTCATGGTAGAGAATCGCGGCGGATATATAAAAACACATTTTGAAGCGGAACAAAGCGAAGTTCTTGCCAACGAATTTCACTTTACCAATGTGTTGGTAAATATCCTGGACAATGCGATTAAGTATTCCCCCGATTCACCCCAAATAGACGTGTATACCGAAACGGTGAAAAACAGTATACTCATAAAAGTGCAGGACCAGGGAATGGGAATGAGCAAAGCCGTGCTGAAAAGGATTTTTGAAAAATTTTACAGGGAGCATACGGGCAACATCCACAATGTAAAAGGACACGGACTCGGGCTTGCATACGTAAAAAATATAGTAGAGGACCACCAGGGAGTGGTCTATGTAGAAAGTGAAAAAGATAAAGGAAGTACCTTTTTTATAAAGTTACCTTTAATATAA
- a CDS encoding response regulator transcription factor, with translation MEAVNKKILLVEDDPNFGIVLKDYLALNNFDVVLAKNGMEGFEKFRKDNFDLCILDVMMPYKDGFTLAKEIREKNEHIPIIFLTAKTMKEDVLKGYKAGADDYLNKPFDSEVLLFKIKAILQRKANAGAAESKQFEFRIGKFHLNSKLRFLTYGDEEPIKLSPKENELLRLLALHENDLMPRELALTKIWRDDNYFTSRSMDVYIAKLRKYLKRDEDVEILNIHGEGFRLVVKSEAE, from the coding sequence ATGGAAGCAGTAAATAAAAAAATCTTATTGGTTGAAGACGATCCCAATTTCGGGATTGTTCTTAAAGATTATTTAGCGCTAAACAATTTTGACGTGGTTTTAGCAAAGAACGGCATGGAAGGGTTTGAAAAGTTCCGGAAGGATAATTTCGACCTTTGTATCCTGGATGTGATGATGCCTTACAAGGACGGTTTCACACTGGCAAAGGAAATAAGAGAGAAGAACGAACACATACCGATCATATTCCTCACCGCAAAAACCATGAAGGAAGATGTCCTGAAAGGGTATAAGGCGGGTGCGGACGATTACCTGAACAAACCTTTCGACTCGGAAGTGCTGCTCTTTAAGATCAAGGCCATCCTGCAGCGAAAAGCCAATGCCGGAGCGGCAGAGAGCAAGCAGTTCGAGTTCCGGATAGGTAAGTTCCATCTGAACTCCAAACTACGGTTTTTGACTTATGGAGACGAAGAGCCCATAAAGCTGTCGCCTAAGGAGAATGAGCTGCTGCGCCTGCTGGCCCTGCACGAAAACGACCTGATGCCGAGGGAGCTGGCGCTTACCAAGATATGGAGAGACGATAATTACTTTACCTCCAGGAGTATGGATGTGTACATCGCCAAGTTGAGAAAATACCTCAAAAGGGATGAAGATGTGGAAATACTCAACATCCACGGTGAAGGGTTCCGCCTTGTAGTAAAAAGTGAAGCGGAATAA
- the coaE gene encoding dephospho-CoA kinase (Dephospho-CoA kinase (CoaE) performs the final step in coenzyme A biosynthesis.), with amino-acid sequence MIVGLTGGIGSGKSTVARMFSALGVPVYIADTEAKKLMHTSSKVRAQIVEIFGEKAYTESGLDNAYIAGVVFQDRELLDRLNGIIHPEVGRHFRQWYEKQQAPYVIKEAAILFESGAYKDCDVVITVTAPQETRIERVMQRDGVSREAVENRIKNQWDEARKAELSDHIITNTDLEATQKQVEKLHLRLIKADTSR; translated from the coding sequence ATGATAGTTGGTTTAACAGGAGGTATAGGCAGCGGTAAATCCACTGTAGCCAGGATGTTTTCGGCATTGGGGGTTCCGGTGTACATAGCAGATACCGAAGCAAAGAAGCTGATGCATACCTCTTCGAAGGTCAGGGCGCAGATAGTAGAAATTTTCGGAGAAAAAGCCTATACTGAATCCGGTTTGGACAATGCGTATATAGCGGGCGTTGTTTTTCAGGACCGGGAGCTCCTGGACAGGCTTAACGGTATTATCCATCCCGAAGTAGGCAGGCATTTCAGGCAGTGGTATGAAAAGCAACAGGCTCCCTATGTGATCAAGGAAGCGGCTATCCTTTTTGAAAGCGGGGCGTATAAGGATTGCGATGTTGTAATAACGGTTACGGCACCGCAGGAAACGCGAATAGAAAGAGTGATGCAACGCGACGGGGTTTCGCGGGAAGCCGTGGAAAACCGTATAAAAAACCAGTGGGATGAAGCCCGTAAAGCAGAACTTTCAGACCATATCATAACCAATACCGACCTGGAAGCGACACAAAAACAGGTAGAAAAGCTGCATTTACGTTTAATAAAAGCCGATACTTCCCGTTAA
- the panB gene encoding 3-methyl-2-oxobutanoate hydroxymethyltransferase, producing MSVAKKEYKRVTVKSLVEMKENAEKISMLTAYDYSMAKIVDGAGVDVILVGDSASNVMAGHETTLPITLDQMIYHASSVIRGVKRALVAVDLPFGSYQSDPKEALRSAIRIMKESGAHAIKLEGGKEIKESIKRILNAGIPVMGHLGLTPQSIYKFGSYTVRAKEEDEAEKLKEDAILLERMGCFSIVLEKIPAKLAREVAESVSIPVIGIGAGSGVDGQVLVLHDLLGMTYEFSPRFLRRYMNLYDDMTNAISRYVEDVKERDFPNEEEQY from the coding sequence ATGTCTGTTGCAAAAAAAGAATACAAAAGGGTTACGGTAAAATCCCTGGTTGAAATGAAAGAAAATGCCGAAAAAATAAGTATGCTCACTGCCTACGACTATTCCATGGCCAAAATCGTGGACGGCGCAGGGGTAGATGTTATTTTGGTAGGCGACTCTGCCAGCAATGTCATGGCAGGACACGAAACCACCCTGCCCATTACCCTCGACCAGATGATCTATCACGCGTCTTCAGTGATACGTGGCGTAAAAAGAGCTCTGGTTGCAGTAGACCTGCCTTTCGGAAGTTACCAATCGGACCCCAAGGAAGCATTGCGTTCGGCAATCCGGATCATGAAGGAGAGCGGAGCCCACGCCATAAAGCTCGAAGGAGGTAAAGAGATCAAGGAATCCATAAAACGCATATTAAATGCAGGTATACCGGTTATGGGGCACCTGGGCCTTACCCCCCAATCCATTTATAAGTTCGGATCTTATACGGTAAGGGCCAAGGAAGAGGATGAGGCCGAAAAATTAAAAGAAGATGCCATACTCCTGGAAAGAATGGGGTGTTTTTCCATCGTACTGGAAAAAATTCCCGCCAAACTGGCCCGCGAAGTTGCAGAGAGTGTTTCCATCCCCGTTATCGGTATCGGGGCCGGAAGCGGTGTGGACGGCCAGGTATTGGTGCTGCACGATCTGTTGGGCATGACCTATGAGTTCAGTCCGCGGTTCCTTCGCCGCTACATGAACCTCTATGACGACATGACCAATGCCATATCCCGGTATGTGGAAGATGTAAAAGAACGGGACTTTCCCAATGAGGAGGAACAATACTAA
- a CDS encoding L-serine ammonia-lyase codes for MECISVFDMLKIGIGPSSSHTLGPWRAAERWINELKAEGHFDDIVSIHADLYGSLSLTGKGHATDLAVILGLCGKDPEYIPVEEIPEVIARVKEKKEILFGNSYAVDFDMVKDIVFQKKFLPFHANGMRFTAVSKTGNTFSETYYSIGGGFVVREERVSAKENIKVFNRFPYPVENAAQLQEYCKKEKKNIWEIVLENERSLRTDTEIDRELHRVWDTMLESMYIGCHSEGTLPGGLKVRRRAYDSYQKLKGTLPYNTPQEWLETIRETEVKFRQILKWVSCFALSVNEVNASLGRVVTAPTNGSAGVIPAVLMYYMVIENHNAGFEHIKRFLLTAGEIGSIFKKGATISAAMGGCQAEIGVSSAMAAAGLTEVSGGSTEQVLMAAEIAMEHHLGLTCDPIGGLVQVPCIERNAMGAIKAINAAELAMDSDPQNAKVPLDKVVNTMWETAKDMNSKYKETSEGGLAVGVFLSDC; via the coding sequence GGCGGCAGAGCGATGGATAAACGAACTGAAAGCGGAAGGCCATTTTGACGACATTGTATCCATACACGCAGATCTGTACGGCTCCCTTTCCCTCACCGGTAAGGGGCATGCCACCGATCTGGCCGTTATCCTGGGACTTTGCGGAAAGGACCCGGAATACATCCCCGTGGAAGAAATTCCGGAGGTTATTGCCCGGGTAAAGGAAAAAAAGGAAATCCTTTTCGGGAATTCGTACGCGGTAGATTTTGACATGGTAAAAGACATTGTTTTTCAAAAGAAATTTCTGCCGTTTCATGCCAATGGTATGCGGTTTACCGCTGTTTCAAAAACGGGGAACACCTTTTCCGAAACGTATTATTCCATTGGTGGTGGTTTTGTGGTTAGGGAAGAACGGGTCTCTGCCAAAGAAAATATAAAAGTGTTCAACCGTTTTCCATACCCGGTGGAAAATGCCGCACAACTCCAGGAATATTGCAAAAAAGAGAAAAAAAACATTTGGGAGATCGTACTGGAGAACGAACGATCACTGCGAACGGATACGGAGATCGACCGGGAACTGCACCGGGTATGGGATACCATGCTCGAATCCATGTACATCGGATGCCATTCTGAAGGCACCCTGCCCGGCGGATTAAAAGTGAGGCGACGTGCTTACGATTCTTACCAGAAACTCAAGGGAACCCTCCCCTACAACACTCCGCAGGAATGGCTGGAGACCATACGCGAAACGGAAGTGAAATTCCGGCAAATACTCAAGTGGGTAAGCTGTTTTGCTCTGAGTGTGAATGAAGTTAATGCTTCCCTGGGCAGGGTGGTCACTGCCCCCACAAACGGAAGTGCCGGGGTCATCCCAGCGGTATTGATGTATTATATGGTCATTGAAAACCACAATGCCGGTTTTGAACATATCAAACGCTTTTTGCTGACAGCAGGGGAAATAGGCAGCATTTTCAAGAAAGGTGCTACCATATCGGCAGCCATGGGAGGTTGCCAGGCGGAAATCGGAGTTTCTTCGGCAATGGCCGCTGCCGGTCTTACGGAAGTATCCGGAGGTTCGACCGAACAGGTTTTGATGGCCGCGGAAATCGCTATGGAGCATCACCTGGGACTTACCTGTGATCCCATAGGAGGGCTCGTACAGGTACCCTGCATAGAGCGAAACGCCATGGGGGCCATAAAAGCGATCAATGCCGCTGAACTGGCCATGGACAGCGACCCTCAAAATGCCAAGGTCCCCCTGGACAAAGTGGTCAATACCATGTGGGAAACTGCCAAGGACATGAACTCCAAATACAAGGAAACTTCTGAAGGCGGACTGGCCGTGGGTGTTTTTCTGTCAGACTGTTAA